From Pagrus major chromosome 2, Pma_NU_1.0, one genomic window encodes:
- the slc25a15a gene encoding solute carrier family 25 member 15a — MAPHPTIQAIIDTTAGAIGGTACVLSGQPFDTTKVKMQTFPKLYRNFFHCFMSTYREGGLRGFYKGTTPAIVANISENAVLFLSYGLCQDVVRYVSKTDKGAELSDTQKASAGSLASIFSAMVTCPTELVKCQLQAMHEMESSGKIVSGQRSTPWTVVKTVLKTSGPLGFYQGLTSTIVREMPGYFCFFGAYELCRSKFARYMGTDKDSIGVLPLMFSGGFGGACLWLVVYPIDCVKSRIQVHALTGRQAGFIKTFMGIIRTEGFTALYSGLTPTMIRTFPANGALFLAYELSRKFMMEAAGA, encoded by the exons ATGGCTCCACATCCCACGATACAGGCGATCATCGACACCACAGCTGGAGCAATAG GTGGCACAGCTTGCGTGCTGAGCGGTCAGCCGTTTGACACCACAAAGGTGAAGATGCAGACGTTCCCCAAACTGTACCGCAACTTCTTCCACTGCTTCATGTCCACCTACAGGGAGGGGGGACTGCGTGGGTTCTACAAAGGCACGACCCCCGCCATTGTGGCCAACATCAGCGAGAACGCCGTGCTCTTCTTGAGTTACGGTCTCTGTCAGGATGTGGTCCGCTATGTGTCCAAGACGGATAAAGGGGCCGAACTCAG TGATACTCAGAAGGCATCCGCAGGGTCTTTAGCCTCTATCTTCTCCGCCATGGTGACATGCCCCACCGAGCTGGTGAAATGTCAACTACAGGCCATGCACGAAATGGAATCAAGTGGCAAGATCGTGAGCGGACAGAGAAG CACGCCGTGGACAGTCGTGAAGACAGTGTTGAAGACAAGTGGTCCCCTGGGTTTCTACCAAGGACTGACATCCACCATCGTGAGGGAGATGCCGGGTTACTTCTGCTTTTTCGGGGCCTATGAACTGTGTCGGTCTAAGTTTGCCCGGTACATGGGCACGGACAAGGACAGCATAG GTGTTCTTCCACTCATGTTCAGTGGTGGATTTGGAGGAGCTTGTCTGTGGCTGGTGGTCTATCCCATAGACTGTGTGAAGTCCAGGATCCAGGTGCACGCTTTAACTGGGAGGCAGGCAGGCTTCATAAAGACCTTCATGGGTATCATACGCACTGAAG GGTTCACTGCTCTGTACTCTGGCCTCACTCCTACCATGATACGCACCTTCCCTGCCAACGGAGCCCTCTTCCTGGCTTATGAGCTCAGTCGCAAGTTTATGATGGAGGCAGCTGGTGCCTGA
- the stoml3a gene encoding stomatin (EPB72)-like 3a: MISTTSSTAEMVTQGKFQINAVDTVEDKNSGRLGCFGWILVLISLLFIAVTFPLTLFMCVKIVKEYERAVIFRLGRITDRKPKGPGLFFVLPCTDNFVKVDLRTVSFDIPPQEILTKDSVTVSVDGVVYFRIQCPISSVANVSNAHSSTRLLAQTTLRNVLGTKNLSELLSDREGISLSMQESLDEATDPWGIKVERVEIKDVKLPQQLQRAMAAEAEASREARAKIIAAEGEMKASRALKEASLVIAESPSALQLRYLQSLNSIAAEKNSTIIFPLPIDLLQGFMQRK; encoded by the exons ATGATCTCAACAACGTCCAGCACGGCCGAGATGGTGACACAAGGCAAATTTCAGATCAACGCTGTGGATACTGTCGAAG ATAAAAACTCAGGCAGACTGGGATGTTTCGGTTGGATACTCGTCCTCATATCCCTCCTCTTCATAGCAGTAACCTTCCCGCTCACATTATTTATGTGTGTTAAG ATAGTGAAGGAGTACGAGCGAGCTGTCATTTTTAGACTGGGCCGGATCACAGACAGGAAACCTAAAGGGCCAG GacttttctttgttctgccCTGCACTGATAACTTTGTGAAAGTCGACCTGAGAACTGTGTCCTTTGACATCCCTCCACAAGag ATTCTAACCAAAGACTCAGTGACAGTGTCTGTGGATGGCGTGGTGTACTTCCGCATACAATGCCCCATCTCATCTGTGGCCAATGTGTCCAACGCCCACTCATCTACACGACTGCTGGCTCAGACCACTCTGAGGAACGTTCTCGGTACTAAAAacctgtcagagctgctgtcagacagagaggggataTCTCTCAGTATGCAG GAATCCCTGGATGAAGCCACTGATCCGTGGGGTATTAAGGTGGAGCGTGTGGAGATCAAGGACGTGAAGCTgcctcagcagctgcagagagccatggcagcagaggcagaagcCAGTCGGGAGGCCAGAGCAAAG atcattgcagcagagggagagatgaaggCCTCCAGGGCTCTGAAAGAAGCCTCTCTGGTGATCGCTGAGTCACCCTCTGCTCTCCAGCTGCGTTACCTGCAGAGCCTCAACTCCATCGCAGCCGAGAAGAACTCCACCATCATCTTCCCTCTGCCCATAGATTTGTTGCAGGGATTTATGCAGAGGAAGTGA